From Ignisphaera aggregans DSM 17230, the proteins below share one genomic window:
- a CDS encoding conserved hypothetical protein (InterPro IPR007458~KEGG: tpe:Tpen_1757 hypothetical protein~SPTR: A1S122 Putative uncharacterized protein): MSVDIAELKARLLKLLEEDTEFRYAVAGLIGLGEILKRLDRHEEELKRIWGEIAKLWNEVARLREDMNRGFERHDKEIEKLREDMLKGFERHDMELAKLREDLNRLREDFNRAIQVIEKRFEEIDRRFDEVNKKFVEIDKRFEAIDKRFEDIDRRFEAVDRRFAAIEERLDKMDARLSRVESRLDNVEIRLAKVEERLGDMSVRLSNVERALEKLTLDIEEEARSIIRYRLRNELGIDIEITSLHLPDAEINIYGCRDDICVIGEASVRAGTSVLEKLESDIEILKKKYPEKLKPKTILVIYTSLAMPELVREADKRGIWVLKATGDIYRPDLSKILS; encoded by the coding sequence ATGTCTGTGGATATTGCTGAGCTTAAAGCGAGGCTGTTGAAGCTTTTGGAGGAGGATACAGAGTTTAGATATGCTGTAGCAGGCCTCATAGGTTTGGGAGAGATTCTTAAGAGACTTGATAGACATGAGGAGGAGCTTAAGAGGATTTGGGGAGAGATAGCTAAGTTATGGAATGAGGTAGCAAGACTTAGAGAGGATATGAATAGAGGGTTTGAGAGGCATGATAAAGAGATTGAGAAACTCAGAGAAGATATGTTGAAGGGTTTTGAGAGACACGATATGGAGTTAGCTAAGCTTAGAGAGGATTTGAATAGACTTAGGGAGGATTTCAATAGAGCTATCCAAGTAATTGAAAAGAGGTTTGAAGAGATAGATAGGAGATTTGATGAGGTTAATAAGAAGTTTGTGGAGATAGATAAAAGGTTTGAGGCTATAGACAAAAGATTTGAGGATATAGATAGGAGGTTTGAAGCTGTTGATAGAAGGTTTGCAGCTATTGAGGAGAGACTGGATAAGATGGATGCTAGATTGAGTAGAGTTGAATCTAGATTGGATAATGTTGAGATTAGGCTTGCAAAGGTTGAGGAGAGATTGGGTGATATGAGTGTTAGGCTTAGTAATGTTGAGAGGGCTTTGGAGAAACTCACTTTGGATATTGAGGAGGAGGCAAGGTCTATTATTAGGTATAGGCTTAGAAATGAGCTTGGCATAGATATAGAAATTACATCTCTCCATCTACCTGATGCTGAGATTAATATCTATGGGTGTAGAGACGATATATGTGTTATTGGAGAAGCAAGTGTCAGAGCAGGTACATCTGTTTTAGAGAAACTTGAGAGCGATATAGAGATTCTGAAGAAGAAATATCCAGAGAAATTAAAGCCAAAAACAATTCTAGTTATATACACAAGTCTTGCAATGCCAGAGCTTGTGAGGGAGGCTGATAAGAGAGGTATATGGGTACTGAAGGCGACGGGAGATATATACAGACCAGATCTCTCAAAGATTCTCAGCTAG